The proteins below come from a single Lactobacillus johnsonii genomic window:
- a CDS encoding elongation factor G, protein MKKLTTGILAHVDAGKTTLSEGMLYKSGTLRKLGAVDKGTAYLDSDDLEKKRGITIFSHIARIQTGNSELQILDTPGHIDFAQEMEETLSVLDYAILVVSASEGVTGYTRTLWSLLKKHQIPVFIFVNKMDTLKADKENILKQLNELDDNFIEFGNQDADFYEKVATADETTLDQYLELGKIEDSAVKKLINQRKIFPVYFGAALKLIGIDEFLAGLDKWTDGKKYTNDFGARIFKVSYDEKGERLTWLKVTGGSLKAKTEIFPDEKVNEIRRYNGTKYQVIPQAEASEIIAVSGLKSTYPGQGLGFENDQTNFTVQPVLTYAVKVDSANTNACLQALKQLEDENPQLHVKWNKQTQEISIDVLGKIQLEILQQLLRDRFNLEVEFTQGKILYQESIKASVEGVGHFEPLRHYAEVHLLLTPGKNGSGLVFKNNCSLEVLPKKWQDQVMESLSNKEHLGVLTESPITDLEITLVGGRGSNVHTVGGDFREATYRAVRQGLMELKARKQVYLLEPWYQFTLRINQDQVGRAINDIERMGGKFELGESSGNVTTISGQAPVAQMQDYATEVRNYTHGTGQLECLFLGYRECKDSAAIIEEMAYDPLSDINNTPNSVFCSHGAGHTVLWNEVPSHAQYPYLG, encoded by the coding sequence ATGAAAAAACTAACAACAGGAATTTTAGCCCATGTAGATGCTGGAAAAACTACCTTGTCAGAAGGCATGCTCTACAAAAGTGGCACATTGAGAAAATTAGGTGCAGTTGATAAAGGAACTGCATATTTAGATAGTGATGATTTAGAAAAGAAGCGCGGAATTACGATTTTTTCCCATATTGCGCGTATTCAAACCGGTAATAGTGAATTACAAATTTTAGATACGCCGGGCCATATTGATTTCGCTCAAGAAATGGAAGAGACGTTAAGTGTTTTAGATTATGCCATCTTAGTTGTATCAGCCAGTGAAGGGGTAACTGGATACACCCGCACTCTTTGGAGCTTACTAAAAAAGCATCAAATTCCAGTTTTTATCTTTGTTAATAAAATGGATACCTTGAAGGCTGATAAGGAGAATATTCTTAAGCAACTTAATGAGCTGGATGACAATTTTATTGAGTTTGGTAATCAAGATGCAGATTTTTATGAAAAAGTAGCTACTGCAGATGAAACAACCTTAGATCAATATCTAGAACTTGGAAAAATAGAAGATAGTGCAGTCAAAAAATTAATCAATCAAAGAAAAATTTTTCCAGTATATTTTGGTGCAGCTTTAAAATTAATTGGAATAGACGAATTTCTAGCGGGCTTAGATAAGTGGACTGATGGAAAAAAGTATACAAATGACTTTGGAGCTAGAATTTTCAAGGTTTCTTATGATGAAAAAGGCGAACGCTTAACTTGGTTAAAAGTTACCGGTGGTAGTTTAAAAGCCAAGACCGAGATATTTCCTGACGAAAAGGTGAATGAAATTCGTCGCTATAACGGCACTAAGTATCAAGTCATTCCGCAGGCAGAAGCTAGCGAAATTATTGCTGTCAGCGGCTTGAAAAGTACTTATCCCGGACAAGGATTAGGCTTTGAAAATGATCAGACTAATTTTACTGTTCAGCCGGTTTTAACTTATGCAGTAAAAGTTGACTCAGCTAACACAAATGCTTGTTTGCAGGCATTAAAACAGCTTGAAGATGAGAACCCTCAACTACATGTTAAGTGGAACAAGCAGACACAAGAGATAAGTATTGATGTTTTGGGAAAGATTCAATTAGAGATTCTCCAGCAACTATTACGCGATCGCTTTAATTTAGAAGTTGAATTTACTCAGGGCAAGATCCTTTACCAAGAAAGTATTAAAGCTTCAGTTGAAGGGGTTGGTCACTTTGAACCTTTGAGACACTATGCAGAAGTTCACTTGTTACTCACTCCTGGTAAAAACGGAAGCGGCTTAGTTTTCAAAAATAATTGTAGTTTAGAAGTTTTGCCTAAAAAATGGCAAGATCAAGTGATGGAGAGTTTATCTAATAAAGAACACTTAGGTGTCTTAACTGAGTCGCCCATTACAGATCTTGAAATTACTCTAGTTGGAGGCCGGGGAAGCAATGTTCATACAGTTGGCGGAGATTTTCGTGAGGCAACTTATCGTGCAGTGCGGCAAGGATTAATGGAGCTAAAGGCTAGAAAACAAGTTTATTTACTTGAACCTTGGTACCAATTCACTCTAAGAATTAATCAGGATCAAGTTGGTCGGGCGATTAATGATATTGAGAGAATGGGTGGAAAATTTGAACTCGGAGAAAGTAGTGGGAACGTCACTACGATTAGCGGTCAAGCACCGGTAGCGCAGATGCAGGATTATGCTACTGAAGTTAGAAACTACACGCATGGTACTGGACAACTAGAATGTTTATTCTTGGGTTATCGAGAATGTAAAGATAGTGCTGCTATTATTGAAGAAATGGCTTATGATCCACTATCTGACATTAACAATACTCCTAACTCCGTCTTCTGCTCCCATGGCGCAGGTCATACAGTTCTGTGGAATGAGGTACCAAGTCATGCCCAGTATCCATATTTAGGATAA
- a CDS encoding ClC family H(+)/Cl(-) exchange transporter, giving the protein MKPAKDFLRRPFTTRVPQILIQSIIIGLIIGMIVSIFRFVIDKSMHFLYFLYPYMASHPQWIGLYTIFTFFICILVSKIIKPYLLDLSGSGIPQVEATLMGEHEVKWFPVLWRKFVGGLLVSSMGLFLGREGPCIQMGALVGQGFAENIFECSEEDRRLLQCAGIAAGLSAAVSAPLAGVFFLVEVITHSFNPKECISALGAAASADLVTIIFFGTRPCLYLPIAKKLPVHSYWSLITIGIVAGLMAYGYQRSLLNTKWLFSKIKIIPIQYHSIVPLLLVIPIGLAFPHVLGGSHYLIDSLFHNPLIIQEEKLGQLSWILIPVVFFLLRLIFSMISYCSSIPGGTFMPILVLGALMGTIFATIFIHLGLIPTDNYTNIIVVSMAAYLGAILRAPFTAIILLTEMIGTVEQVLPMIMSVFIAYLILALLGGEPIYTVLRKQMGFK; this is encoded by the coding sequence CTACCCGAGTGCCACAGATTTTAATTCAGAGCATCATTATTGGATTAATTATAGGAATGATAGTCAGTATTTTTCGATTTGTTATCGATAAAAGCATGCATTTTTTATACTTTCTCTATCCCTACATGGCATCCCATCCCCAATGGATCGGTCTATATACAATTTTTACTTTTTTTATTTGTATCCTTGTGAGCAAAATTATTAAACCATATTTACTAGACCTATCGGGATCAGGTATTCCTCAAGTAGAAGCAACATTAATGGGAGAACACGAAGTTAAATGGTTTCCCGTTTTATGGCGAAAATTCGTAGGTGGTCTCTTAGTAAGCTCAATGGGACTTTTTCTTGGTCGCGAAGGTCCATGTATTCAAATGGGTGCTTTAGTAGGTCAAGGTTTTGCAGAAAATATTTTTGAATGTAGTGAAGAAGATAGACGTTTGCTTCAATGCGCGGGAATTGCGGCCGGCCTTAGTGCCGCCGTCTCAGCTCCACTTGCAGGTGTTTTTTTCCTTGTTGAAGTTATTACCCATTCTTTTAACCCTAAAGAATGCATCAGCGCTTTAGGGGCTGCTGCTTCAGCTGACTTAGTTACTATTATATTTTTTGGAACGCGTCCCTGTCTTTATCTTCCCATTGCTAAAAAATTGCCCGTTCACTCCTACTGGTCATTAATTACTATCGGAATTGTAGCCGGGCTAATGGCATATGGATATCAACGTTCTCTTTTAAATACTAAATGGCTTTTTAGCAAGATAAAAATTATTCCCATACAATATCACAGTATTGTTCCACTTCTATTAGTTATTCCTATTGGACTTGCCTTTCCTCATGTTTTGGGTGGATCACATTACTTGATCGATTCACTCTTTCACAATCCTTTAATTATCCAAGAAGAAAAACTAGGGCAACTTTCCTGGATTCTAATTCCAGTTGTCTTCTTTCTACTAAGATTAATCTTTTCTATGATTTCTTATTGTAGTTCTATTCCTGGTGGTACTTTTATGCCGATTTTAGTTTTAGGGGCTTTAATGGGGACGATTTTTGCGACTATATTTATTCACTTAGGCCTAATTCCTACTGACAACTATACTAATATCATTGTTGTCTCTATGGCAGCCTACCTCGGAGCAATTTTGCGCGCCCCATTTACCGCAATTATTTTGTTGACAGAAATGATCGGAACAGTAGAACAAGTTTTGCCAATGATTATGAGTGTCTTTATTGCCTATCTAATTCTAGCTCTCTTAGGTGGAGAACCAATCTACACGGTCCTACGCAAGCAAATGGGATTCAAGTAG
- a CDS encoding helix-turn-helix domain-containing protein — MTIGEALLNLRKQLGLTQTEMATNVVSTSFYSKVERNIHDIGTNDLLQILNKHQINATYFFENLNDKENISEDIMDKISVAFEQKSRDKLLKIKQEIDLLPNNRQTEYYKLQLQLTLEVYLPKAKEIPIELKNKLKQYILVNNNWNIHSLQIFRETMRIYDIDELNFLVGTILAKYSNPNILQSSLQECIGAICINYLDNCYEKNSTKLIQEVLSYISTINSKGPVLFIKLLGKYYASVFQKDPATCQEITNVLKLAGYSDFVSMLPKI; from the coding sequence ATGACAATTGGTGAAGCATTGCTAAATCTTAGAAAACAACTAGGATTAACTCAAACAGAAATGGCTACAAATGTAGTCTCAACCTCTTTTTATTCAAAAGTTGAAAGAAATATTCACGATATTGGGACTAACGATCTCCTTCAAATTCTTAATAAACATCAAATAAACGCTACCTATTTTTTTGAAAATCTAAATGATAAAGAAAATATCTCAGAAGATATTATGGATAAAATTTCTGTAGCTTTTGAGCAAAAAAGCAGAGATAAATTATTAAAAATAAAACAGGAGATAGATTTACTTCCTAATAATCGCCAAACTGAGTATTATAAATTGCAATTGCAGCTTACTTTAGAGGTCTATCTTCCTAAAGCTAAAGAAATTCCAATTGAATTAAAAAATAAACTGAAACAATACATTCTCGTCAACAACAATTGGAATATTCATTCCCTTCAAATTTTTAGAGAAACAATGCGTATCTACGATATAGATGAGCTGAACTTTTTAGTAGGTACTATCTTAGCGAAATATTCTAATCCAAATATTCTACAAAGTTCTTTGCAAGAATGTATTGGCGCAATCTGTATTAATTACCTAGATAATTGCTATGAGAAAAACTCCACAAAGTTAATCCAAGAGGTATTATCATATATCTCAACCATTAATAGCAAAGGGCCCGTCCTATTTATAAAGTTACTTGGAAAATATTATGCGTCTGTTTTTCAAAAGGATCCTGCTACTTGTCAGGAAATAACCAACGTTTTAAAGCTTGCAGGATATAGTGACTTTGTAAGTATGTTACCGAAAATATAG
- a CDS encoding DegV family protein, whose amino-acid sequence MPIKIITDSTANITADQIDGIDHVTVPLSLHVDSKLWLDTPDIDLDKFLYTLKHTKNKSTSACPNVNDWLKAFEGSDEIFVITLTSALSGSYNSATQAAKIYHEKNPKAKILVFDSRSAGPQLRLLAEKIASLASAGKSFEEIVKATEEYQHHLDLMFALQDLTNLGNNGRITPAVAKIAGLLKLFVIGTANNKGEFELLGKARGAKKARRKLLDDMVKAGYRGGRVQIDHVQNEGSALSMKEIILDNFPDAKVTIGECGALCSFYAEEGGLMVGFEKE is encoded by the coding sequence ATGCCGATAAAAATTATTACAGATTCAACTGCGAATATCACAGCTGATCAAATCGATGGAATTGATCATGTTACTGTTCCTTTATCACTTCACGTTGATAGCAAGCTTTGGCTCGATACGCCTGATATTGATCTAGATAAATTTCTCTACACCTTAAAGCATACTAAAAACAAATCAACTTCTGCCTGTCCAAATGTAAATGACTGGCTTAAGGCCTTTGAAGGTAGCGACGAAATCTTTGTCATTACTTTAACTAGCGCACTCTCTGGTAGTTATAATTCAGCTACCCAAGCTGCTAAAATTTATCATGAAAAGAATCCAAAAGCTAAAATTTTAGTCTTTGATTCTCGTTCAGCTGGTCCACAATTAAGACTACTTGCAGAAAAGATTGCTAGTTTGGCAAGTGCTGGAAAATCTTTTGAAGAGATTGTTAAAGCAACAGAAGAATATCAACATCACCTTGATTTAATGTTTGCGTTGCAGGATTTAACCAATCTAGGTAACAATGGACGGATTACTCCAGCTGTCGCTAAAATTGCTGGTTTGTTAAAGCTTTTCGTTATCGGAACTGCCAACAATAAAGGCGAATTTGAACTTTTGGGTAAGGCACGCGGGGCTAAGAAGGCTAGAAGAAAACTATTAGATGATATGGTTAAAGCTGGCTATCGCGGAGGCCGCGTTCAAATTGACCATGTGCAAAATGAGGGCTCTGCTTTAAGCATGAAAGAAATTATCTTAGATAACTTCCCAGATGCTAAAGTTACTATCGGCGAATGTGGCGCACTTTGCAGCTTCTATGCTGAAGAAGGCGGCTTAATGGTTGGTTTTGAAAAAGAATAA
- a CDS encoding DUF975 family protein has translation MTRAQMKQASKDQLRGNWGWAICLTIFAWLFNAVIMDINRWIWTGKDFTYSILRYNNETLIQGYKPGYDLSTFIVGLITGLVLWGVAYTILDFVETGKKEPWYVGIFSAYSNGRFKNSLFTLFMTNLFITLWLFAFIIPAFIKGYSYAMTPYILKDKFAAGQTDIGATEAITESRHLMDGHKMDLFVLDLSFIGWGLLGIITFGIGFIWIVPYYRQTKANFYRSLVANN, from the coding sequence ATGACACGTGCACAAATGAAACAAGCATCCAAAGATCAATTACGTGGCAATTGGGGCTGGGCTATTTGTCTAACTATTTTTGCCTGGTTATTTAACGCCGTCATCATGGATATTAATCGTTGGATCTGGACCGGAAAAGATTTTACCTACTCAATTCTTCGCTATAACAATGAAACATTAATTCAAGGTTATAAGCCTGGTTATGATCTTTCGACATTTATTGTCGGCTTAATTACTGGTTTAGTTTTATGGGGAGTTGCTTATACTATCCTAGATTTCGTTGAAACAGGAAAGAAAGAGCCTTGGTATGTTGGTATTTTCAGTGCCTACAGCAATGGACGTTTCAAGAATAGTTTGTTTACTCTTTTTATGACCAATCTTTTTATTACTTTATGGTTATTCGCATTTATTATTCCTGCCTTCATTAAGGGATATTCTTATGCCATGACGCCATATATCTTAAAGGATAAATTTGCTGCCGGACAAACTGATATAGGAGCAACTGAAGCAATTACTGAAAGTCGTCATTTAATGGACGGACACAAGATGGACTTATTCGTCTTAGACTTAAGCTTCATTGGCTGGGGTTTATTGGGTATTATTACTTTTGGTATTGGATTCATCTGGATTGTGCCTTACTACCGTCAAACCAAAGCTAACTTTTATCGTTCATTAGTTGCTAATAATTAA
- a CDS encoding YjjG family noncanonical pyrimidine nucleotidase — protein sequence MKYKQLIFDVDDTLIDFAATEDSSLHALFKSHKLPLSSDLQKQYHTYNQGLWRKLELGEITYEELSEMTFHDFIKEHFGLEVDGNEWMNEYRSYFGEAHQLLPGVEDTLKFAKKQGYKLTVLSNGEKFMQRHRLELAGIKDYFDLIVTSEEAHYSKPNPHAFDYFFSRTEIGPNETLFFGDGLQSDILGAEKYGFDSIWYNHRHRKDNIGLHPLFEVETYPEFVKLMQNDFKKTY from the coding sequence ATGAAATATAAACAATTAATTTTTGACGTTGATGATACTTTAATTGACTTTGCTGCTACGGAAGATTCATCCCTGCATGCATTGTTTAAATCACATAAGCTGCCTCTCTCATCTGACTTGCAGAAACAATACCATACGTACAATCAAGGACTTTGGCGCAAGCTTGAATTGGGTGAAATTACTTATGAAGAATTAAGCGAGATGACATTTCATGACTTTATTAAGGAACATTTCGGTCTAGAAGTAGATGGAAATGAATGGATGAATGAATATCGCTCTTACTTTGGTGAAGCTCATCAATTGCTACCAGGTGTGGAAGATACGCTGAAATTTGCCAAAAAACAAGGCTATAAGTTAACAGTCTTAAGTAATGGTGAAAAGTTCATGCAGCGCCATCGCTTAGAATTAGCAGGTATCAAAGACTACTTTGATTTGATTGTAACGTCTGAAGAAGCTCATTATTCTAAGCCAAATCCGCATGCTTTTGATTATTTCTTTAGCCGCACAGAGATTGGGCCAAATGAGACTTTATTCTTTGGGGATGGATTGCAGTCAGATATCTTAGGTGCTGAAAAATATGGCTTTGACAGTATTTGGTATAATCACCGTCACCGTAAGGATAATATTGGACTTCATCCCTTATTTGAGGTTGAAACATATCCAGAATTTGTTAAATTAATGCAAAACGATTTTAAGAAGACATATTAA
- a CDS encoding ABC transporter ATP-binding protein: MKYLLRYLKKEPVKVGIVIILTIITSALRVTHALINVNILNSLIKLQLHNFFNWVMVDIGVFAILSIFLILLQIQTAKTIEFLCLDLRKDIVRQIANKPIMKYQEKDTGVYASWLTNDMNTIENNGFYNILQSIQVITDPLFSIIALLQFSWTFIPLILLVSFLTVFLPQIVHDRLASASLSTTQANENLLSTINDGLRGFATYSIFGVERQLENRITGATMTLIGKKVRQAKYQAVANNIAGFSNILGQTGIEAWTGFLALQKSISIGVIGSSGNLSYNVFNSLAAIAPMWAEMTALTPIFEKYHLDDKNKPKQTGRTLENNDFQCLDIENLQISFGDKPVFKQPLNLHISKNQKIALDGDSRSGKSTLLKIISGQIKNYQGSVKINNQDEKTLSYDAIRETLIYVDQIPYLFNGTIRYNLELGEHFSDQEIFDALRKANLLDYVKELPAGLNTKVGENGTKMSGGQKQRLALARGLLRNRKLFLLDESTSSLDKKSALNVENIFLSQPDITVIFVSHQLHDENKQKFDRIIKI, from the coding sequence ATGAAATACTTATTGAGATATTTAAAAAAAGAACCAGTAAAGGTTGGTATCGTAATTATCCTAACAATTATTACTTCAGCTTTACGAGTTACTCATGCTTTAATCAATGTAAATATTCTAAATTCTTTGATCAAATTACAGCTGCATAACTTTTTTAACTGGGTAATGGTTGATATTGGAGTATTTGCAATCCTATCTATTTTTCTAATTTTACTTCAAATTCAAACAGCTAAAACAATTGAATTTTTATGCTTGGATTTAAGAAAGGATATTGTTCGCCAAATTGCTAATAAGCCAATTATGAAATACCAGGAAAAAGATACAGGAGTATATGCTTCCTGGTTAACTAATGATATGAATACAATCGAAAATAATGGCTTTTATAATATTTTACAATCCATTCAAGTCATTACCGACCCATTATTTTCAATTATTGCCTTACTACAATTTTCTTGGACATTTATTCCTTTAATTTTACTAGTCTCATTTTTAACAGTTTTTTTACCACAAATTGTTCATGATAGATTAGCTAGTGCGAGTTTATCAACTACTCAAGCTAATGAAAATTTACTTAGTACTATTAATGATGGCTTAAGGGGTTTTGCAACATATTCTATTTTTGGCGTTGAGAGACAACTTGAAAATAGAATTACTGGTGCCACGATGACCTTAATTGGTAAGAAAGTACGACAAGCGAAATATCAAGCAGTAGCTAATAATATTGCTGGTTTTTCAAATATTTTAGGACAAACTGGTATTGAAGCTTGGACTGGTTTTCTAGCTCTGCAAAAAAGTATTTCCATTGGTGTAATCGGATCTTCAGGAAATTTGTCCTACAATGTTTTTAATTCATTAGCTGCGATTGCACCAATGTGGGCAGAAATGACTGCATTGACACCAATTTTTGAAAAATATCATCTTGATGATAAAAATAAGCCTAAACAAACTGGTAGAACACTTGAAAATAATGATTTTCAATGTTTAGATATTGAGAATCTACAAATTTCTTTTGGAGATAAACCAGTTTTTAAGCAACCATTAAATTTACATATAAGTAAAAATCAAAAGATTGCTCTTGATGGCGATTCTCGTAGTGGTAAAAGTACACTTTTAAAAATAATTTCAGGTCAAATAAAAAATTATCAGGGGTCAGTTAAAATTAATAATCAAGATGAAAAAACTCTCAGTTATGATGCCATTAGAGAAACATTGATTTATGTGGATCAGATTCCATATTTATTTAACGGGACAATTCGTTATAACTTAGAATTAGGAGAGCACTTTAGCGATCAAGAAATATTCGATGCCTTAAGAAAAGCTAATTTGCTTGATTATGTTAAAGAGTTACCAGCAGGATTAAATACAAAAGTTGGCGAAAATGGCACAAAAATGTCTGGAGGACAGAAGCAGAGATTAGCTTTAGCTCGTGGCTTACTAAGAAATAGAAAGCTATTTTTATTAGATGAAAGTACAAGCAGTTTAGATAAGAAAAGTGCTCTGAATGTTGAAAATATCTTTTTGAGTCAGCCAGATATTACGGTTATTTTTGTTAGCCACCAGCTACATGATGAAAACAAACAGAAATTTGATAGGATCATTAAGATATAA